Part of the Roseobacter litoralis Och 149 genome, CGATCTCCTCCAGAATATCCAGCGTCGCGGTCATACCGAACGCACCGTCGACCACCAGAGTATTCAGGCTGGAGGTATAGTCGGTTGAATGCAGAACAAACCCGCGCCCTGTCTCAACCGGTCCGCCAAAATGCACCACCATGTCACGCCCCTTTTGGGATGACAGTATATCCAGTTGGTCCAGAACGTCGCTCATGCGGATTTCGGGGGTGGGTTTGTTGATGATCAGACCCATCGCACCTTTGGCCGAATGCGCGCAGATCAGCACAACCGCATTTTCAAAACGCGGATCGCCCATTGAAGGCATCGCCACAAGCAGTTTACCTCCCAGATCCAAGTGCCATCCTTTGCAACATGTAAATACTCTGCCCTTCAAGATGGCGCGCCCATGGGCATGGCGCAAGACCAAAGAACCGATGATCCGCGAAACATGGCTGACCCGAACGTGACTTGGCTTTTTGTTGCCGGTGCCGCATAGAATACCGCATGACGCGAAACCTCTCAATTCTGGCACTTTTTGTGCTGCTCGCCAGCCCTGCATCCGCACAGGACCGATTTGAAAATCCGGTAACGGCCGAAATCCTGCCGGGCTGGGTGCAATCGGATGGCAGCCGTATGGCCGCTTTGCGTCTCACACTGGCACCGGGATGGAAGACCTATTGGCGCGCACCGGGCGATGCGGGCATTCCGCCCCGTTTTGACTGGTCTTATTCGCGCAACCTTGAAGCAGTAGGTATTTCATGGCCCACGCCAAAGGTGTTTGACCAAAACGGCATGCGGTCGGTCGGCTATGACAACACGCTGGTCATTCCACTGCGCATCGAACCAAAGCACGCGAACCGATCGGTCCGCCTGAATGCCAAGATGGAACTTGGCATATGTTCCGACATCTGTATCCCGCATGAGCTGGAGCTCACCGGGGAAATCCCCGGAGACACGCCCAAACCCACGCCCGCCATCGCGGCGGCGCTGGCACAACAACCCTATAGCGCCAAAGAAGCCGGTGTGCGTGCCACGGAATGCAGCATCAGCCCCACATCAGACGGGCTGCAGATCGAGGCGCGGGTGACCATGCCGTCTGCGGGGGATCCCGAATACATCGTGATTGAACCCGGACCGGGCGATATCTGGGTGAGCGAAGCCAAAACCAAGCGTCGGGGCGGCACCATCGTGGCCACGTCGGATATGGTGAATGTGAACGGCGGGCCAATCGCGTTGGATCGATCCGCCATCCGGATTACCGTCTTGGGGTCAAAATATGCGGTTGATATCCGCGGCTGCACCGCCGGTTAAGCCTCCAGCTGGCCTTTGAGACGCAACCGCAGCGCCAGCGTGATATACCCGATCAGTGCCAGCAGACCCGCCCCGGCGATAAACAGCGCCAGCGCACCGAGCATCACGTTGGCCTCTGCCGCAAACCCGAACATCGCGCGCAGGGGGGCATAGATTTCCCCCTGCCACCACGCCCAGCCAAGCGTCACCGCCAACCACAGGGCGATCACGGACCAGAGCGCGTAAAACCCGGCACGCATGGGCGAGGACACCGCGCGCCGCGTTGCGGTGAGTTGGCGGGCAAAATCGTGCTGCACCGCGATCAAAGCAGGCACCACCAGAAGCACCAGCAGCATTCCGAACCCCAGACCATAGACCAAAGTAATCACCGTCGGCTTGAGAAACTGCGCTTGCTGGCTGGTCTCATAAAGCAGCGGCATCATGCCAAGAACCGTTGTCAGCGTGGTCAGCAATACGGGCCGCAAGCGATCCGCAGCCCCATCAATGATGGACGGGATCAGCCCACGATCCTGCGCGTATTCGTCAATAGTCGTGACCAGAACAATTGAATCGTTGATGATGATCCCGGTCATGCCCAACAGGCCCACGACCGTAAACATACTGAGGGGGACGTCCCACACCCAATGGCCATAAATCGCCCCGACGAGGCCAAAGGGGATGATGGCCATGACCACAATGGGCCGCGTCCAACTGGCAAAAACCCAGGCCAGCACAAGGTATATCCCCGTCAGACAGAGGATCAGCCCGGTAAAGGCGTCACTGAGAAAGGAGTTCTCTTCTTCGGCAAGCCCGGCCATCTGCCAGTCAAGTTGATAGGTGCTGGCGATGTCGGGCAGAATTTCCTCGCGCAACGCCGTCTCGATTTCTGTGGCACGCACCGGATCATCTTCTGAGATGTCCCCCGTGACGGAGATGACACGCAATCCGTTTTCACGCCGCACGGAGTTGAACGCGGTCCGCCGCTCCACACTGACGATATCCGCAAGCAGCACATAGGCCCCCGTCGGGCTGCGCAACTGTGTGCGTTCGAGAAAGTCAGCCGTCAACTCCCCTTCGGGCAGTTCAACGCGGATTTCCGCACTGCGCGGTCCTTCGGGATAGGTCGCCGCTTCGATGCCGCCGAGGCGATTTCGCAAACTGCGGCCCAGATCATCAATCTTGAAGCCCAGTGCCTGCCCTTGCGGCGTCAGATCAAGGATCAATTCCTCCTTGTCATAGGCCAGCGTGTCTTCGAGCGCGCTGACCTCAGGGTAGCGCAGCAAGGCGTCCTGCAAGGCTAAACTGGCCGCCTTGAGTTGATCCGTTTCAGCGCCGTAAAGGCGGACATTCAGGGAATCGCCCCCCGGCCCGGACCGCCCGCCGCGAAACGCGACGGTTTCGACAAGCGGATGGTTTTCAACACGCTCCTGCAGGTCCGCCACAAATGCGAAACTGGAATAGGGCCGCAGTTCTGCGTCAATCAGCTCAATCGCGATGCCGCCCAGCAAGTCCTTGTCTTTTGAGCCAGACCCGCTCAACCCGCGCCCGGTGTGCCCGCCCACGACCGACAGCACATAATCAACGGGGCTTGCGCCGTAGCGTTCTTCGTATTCGGCAGCAAGCTCGTTGGTCGCGCGCTGCATCACGCGCATCATCTCCATCGAATCCTCGCGCGTCGCGCCTTCAACCATCGCAAAGTTACCGGAGACTGATCCGCGTTCCGGCGCGTTGAAAAACCGCCACTGCACATCCCCCCTAACAAACAATGCCAGCTGGCTTGCGAGGATCAAAACCACCCCCGCCAGCACCACATACCGCGCCGTGATGACGCCCGCGATAAAGGGGCGGAACAGGGTTTCGCGCAGATGCCGGAACCCTTTGTTCACTTGCCGGCTGGGCCAGTCATACCAGCGTGCCTTGGCCTTGGCGGCAAGTGCGTGGGCCATATGGTTTGGCAGGATCAAGAAGCATTCAATCAGTGAGGCGATCAAAACGGCGATCACCGTCAGCGGGATATCCTGAATCAATGTGCCGAAACGCCCGCCCACCGCCATCAGGCCGAAAAAGGCGATGACAGTCGTGAGCGTGGCCGCCAATACGGGCATGGCCATGCGGCGGGCGGCATTCTCGGCGGCTTGCATCGGAGGTTCATTCAGGTGCCGCGCCCGGTGATCCGCATGTTCGCCGACGACGATGGCGTCATCGACAACGATGCCCAGCGTAATGATCAGGCCGAACAGCGATATCATGTTCAGCGTCAAACCGGCGGCATACATGATCGCAATCGCCGCCATCATCGCCACCGGGATGCCTGCTGCAACCCAAAACGCCGTGCGCGCATTCAGAAACAGAAACAACAGGCCAACAACCAGCGCCAGCCCGGTCAATCCGTTCTCAACCAGAATGCTCAACCGGCTTGAGATCGCCTCAGCCCGGGTGCGCACAAGATCAACAGTCACGCCTTCGGGCAGTGTCGATTGCAACTCTTCGGCGACGCGTTCAACCGTGCGCTGGATTTCGATGGCATCGCCCTGCGCCGATCTGTTGACGCGCAGCGACACCGCTGGATTGTCACCAACAAAATAGCTTTGCCCCCGGTCAGACCCCTGCCGCGAGATCATCGCCACATCCCCGATGGTCAGCTTGGAGCCATCCGGGTTGGAGCGCAAAACAATCGAGGCGATCTGTTCTGGGTCCCGCTTTTCGGACCCGGTCGTCACACGCGCATTCGCGCCAGATACATCGCCAGCGGGGTCGGTATCCACTTCCGCGCGAATGGCTGCGGCGATTTCCGCCATCGTGATGTCATTGGCTATCAGCTCGACCGAGGGTACCTCGACCAGCGTTTGCGGCGCGGCCACCCCTTGTAAACTCGTCCGTGTCACGCCTGCCGCAAAAAGGCGCACGACCAATTCATCCGCGAAAAGCGCCAATTGGTCCGGCCCAACGGGCCCGGTGATGACAACATCCGTCACCCGGTCCGTCCACGACCTCTGGAAAACGCGCGGCTCTTCCATTTCAGTGGGAAACCCATCGATCCCGTCAACCGCGTTCTGCACATCCGCCAGCGCGCGCATCATATCCCAGTCGGGTTCAAAATTGACGCGCGTTGACGCCCAGCCTTCGCCGGTAAAGGAAATGGTGCCTTCCACGCCATCCAGCGCCAGAACCGCCGGTTCAAGCAGTTGCAGGATGGCACGGTCCATGTCCTCCGCGCTGGCATTGTCCCAGTTTATATTGACCCGAACCTCTTCGAGCACCACGTCCGGGAAGAACTGCGTGCGCATGTTCGGGATCGCCGCCAGACCGGAAACAAGCAACAGAACAAACAACAGGTTCGCCAGTGTGCGATGGCGGGTGAAATAGGAAAGCAAACCACCTGCCGCAGACGGGATCTGGCGTGCCACGGGCTAGCCTCCCATCCGGCTTTCCAGGCGCGCAACGGTATGCGCCGGAACCGCCTGTTGGGACAGCTGGGCCAGCGCTTGCGTTTTGTCTGCCTCGGGCATCTGGGTATCGTTCTGCACGAAAGCGACCAACCGCGCGCGACGATCCGCGCTGAGCTCCAAAAGCTGTGGCATTGCGCGCGCCTCTTCGGCGTCAGAGCGCAAGGGGCGCACGGCAATACCCACGCCCAGCAACGGCGAACGCTCGCGCACGACCTCCCGACCCACGAGGTCGGTGGAGCGTACCAAAACATCATCGCCCTGACGTCGTACGACCTGAACGTCTACAGCGTCCAGCCGATCATCTTGGCCCAGAACAAGAACCTCACCATTTGATCCCACAGCCGAAGCAGGCAGCCGGATCACATCCTCAAGTGTGGGTTCCTGAACCATGACGGTAACGAAATCACCGGGACGAAATCCGGGCGCCGCCCCCAGCCGGGCAAAAACCAGACGTCCGGTCTGTGCCTCGCCAGTGTCCC contains:
- a CDS encoding YqgE/AlgH family protein, translating into MDLGGKLLVAMPSMGDPRFENAVVLICAHSAKGAMGLIINKPTPEIRMSDVLDQLDILSSQKGRDMVVHFGGPVETGRGFVLHSTDYTSSLNTLVVDGAFGMTATLDILEEIAEGRGPSDALMMLGYAGWGGGQLENEIAQNGWLTTNASSELVFGLPAARKWSEALHSLGVDPINLSPAAGHA
- a CDS encoding protein-disulfide reductase DsbD domain-containing protein → MTRNLSILALFVLLASPASAQDRFENPVTAEILPGWVQSDGSRMAALRLTLAPGWKTYWRAPGDAGIPPRFDWSYSRNLEAVGISWPTPKVFDQNGMRSVGYDNTLVIPLRIEPKHANRSVRLNAKMELGICSDICIPHELELTGEIPGDTPKPTPAIAAALAQQPYSAKEAGVRATECSISPTSDGLQIEARVTMPSAGDPEYIVIEPGPGDIWVSEAKTKRRGGTIVATSDMVNVNGGPIALDRSAIRITVLGSKYAVDIRGCTAG
- a CDS encoding efflux RND transporter permease subunit yields the protein MARQIPSAAGGLLSYFTRHRTLANLLFVLLLVSGLAAIPNMRTQFFPDVVLEEVRVNINWDNASAEDMDRAILQLLEPAVLALDGVEGTISFTGEGWASTRVNFEPDWDMMRALADVQNAVDGIDGFPTEMEEPRVFQRSWTDRVTDVVITGPVGPDQLALFADELVVRLFAAGVTRTSLQGVAAPQTLVEVPSVELIANDITMAEIAAAIRAEVDTDPAGDVSGANARVTTGSEKRDPEQIASIVLRSNPDGSKLTIGDVAMISRQGSDRGQSYFVGDNPAVSLRVNRSAQGDAIEIQRTVERVAEELQSTLPEGVTVDLVRTRAEAISSRLSILVENGLTGLALVVGLLFLFLNARTAFWVAAGIPVAMMAAIAIMYAAGLTLNMISLFGLIITLGIVVDDAIVVGEHADHRARHLNEPPMQAAENAARRMAMPVLAATLTTVIAFFGLMAVGGRFGTLIQDIPLTVIAVLIASLIECFLILPNHMAHALAAKAKARWYDWPSRQVNKGFRHLRETLFRPFIAGVITARYVVLAGVVLILASQLALFVRGDVQWRFFNAPERGSVSGNFAMVEGATREDSMEMMRVMQRATNELAAEYEERYGASPVDYVLSVVGGHTGRGLSGSGSKDKDLLGGIAIELIDAELRPYSSFAFVADLQERVENHPLVETVAFRGGRSGPGGDSLNVRLYGAETDQLKAASLALQDALLRYPEVSALEDTLAYDKEELILDLTPQGQALGFKIDDLGRSLRNRLGGIEAATYPEGPRSAEIRVELPEGELTADFLERTQLRSPTGAYVLLADIVSVERRTAFNSVRRENGLRVISVTGDISEDDPVRATEIETALREEILPDIASTYQLDWQMAGLAEEENSFLSDAFTGLILCLTGIYLVLAWVFASWTRPIVVMAIIPFGLVGAIYGHWVWDVPLSMFTVVGLLGMTGIIINDSIVLVTTIDEYAQDRGLIPSIIDGAADRLRPVLLTTLTTVLGMMPLLYETSQQAQFLKPTVITLVYGLGFGMLLVLLVVPALIAVQHDFARQLTATRRAVSSPMRAGFYALWSVIALWLAVTLGWAWWQGEIYAPLRAMFGFAAEANVMLGALALFIAGAGLLALIGYITLALRLRLKGQLEA